The nucleotide window TTCCATCCTGAGATACAGGCCACGGTACGCCGGTTACATTAAAGTTCGGGTCCGTATCTCTCATCAGATTGAAGTATTTCCCCATACCACTGAAAACACCGCCCTGATATGCGCCTGCCAGATTGCTGGTAACCTTATAATCAAATGCTTTACCGTCATTGGTCATGATCTCGGGATCAATCAGCCCTTCCTTGTACCACTTGGCCATGGTCTCCAAGAAATCACGGTAGCCCGGCTGAATCGGTCCGAATTCCACCTTGTCTCCATTCATCTGGAAGCCACCAATTACACCAAAGGCCGCGGCAAAATCATGGAGCTTGGTCAGGTTACCCGGTCCCCAGTTTCCCGTGAATGGTAGCTCATCAGGCTTGCCGTTGCCGTTGGGGTCCTGTTCCTTGAATGCCTTAAGCACCGTATACCACTCATCGATGTTGGTAGGTACCTTAAGGTTCAATGCATCAAGCCAATCCTGGCGCATAATTAAACCGGAAGTGGCATTCAGCTTCAATGCATCCAGCTTGAGCAGCGGGAACATATAGATCGTGCCATCGTCGAGTGCAATCTGTTTCTTCACATCCGGATCGGATTCAATAATCCGCTTTAAGTTAGGTGCATAACTGTCGATCAGTTCATTCAACCGGATGATGCGGCCGTCTTTGATCATTTTTTCCGGTCCGCCAACGGCATCCGCCCAGTTATAATAAATGACGTCTGGAAGCTCCTTCGTGGAGATCAGCAGATTGAACTGGTCCCGCTGTTGTCCAAGCGGAGGATGTGTGAACTTCACTTGGATACCTGTCAGCTTCTCCTTTTCCTTATAAGCCGCCATATCGCCAAAATTGTTCAAGGAAGCTGTCAGTTTGGCATCATTGGCGCGCCAGTAATCAATGGTAAATGGCTCACTTGTAATCGGTAGCGGAATCTCGGTCAATGCCTGAACCGCAGGTTCTGTTCCCTCCGCTGGTTCTGCATTTTCTGGTTCATTATCTCCCGTACAGCCCGCCAGTAAAGACATGGTAAGTAGCGATGACAACAGGATGGACCCCATTCTTTTTTTCACGTAATTCGCCTCCATAGATTACATTTTTATTGTTTCACAGCGCCGATTAGAGCGCCCTGAACAAAATAACGTTGGATGAACGGATATACCAGCATAATCGGCAGGGTAGAGATAATGATGGTTGCATATTTGATGTTCTCCCCAATGGCAAAGCCGGTATCGGCGCCCGCACCCATAGCCTCTGTACTGCTGCTGATCAGAATATCACGCATAATAATCTGGATTGGATACAGCTCCTGACTGCGCAGGTAGAGCATCGGTCCGACATAATCATTCCAATGGTCAACCGCATAATACAGCATCATGACCGCCAGGATTGGTTTTGACAAAGGCAGTACAATTCGGAACAAAATCAGAAAGTCATTGGCACCATCAAGCTTCGCCGATTCAATCAGACTGATCGGAATGCCTTCGAAGTTTGTTTTCATAATAAGGAAATAGAAGGTGCTGATGGCACCGGGAATAATAAGCGCAAAACGGGTATCCACCATGCCCAGATTCTGAATGAGCAGAAAAGTTGGGATCATGCCCCCGCCGAAAAACATCGTGAACGTAATTAATTTCATCAACGTTTTTCTGCCCATCAGATCACCACGTGATAACCCATAGGCAGCCAGCGAAGTCATGAGCAGATTGATGGCGGTACCCACCACAACATAGAACAAAGTGTTCATATATCCCGTATAGATACGAGTATCCTGAAATACCGACTTGTACGCTCCCAGCTGGAAGCCTTCAGGAATGAGCATCAGTGACCGGGAACGCAACATCTGATCCGGGTCGCTGATTGAAGAATTGAACACGTACAGCATCGGGTAAAAGCATAAAACCATGATCACCAAGAGCAGCAGTGTATTGAATACATCAAAAATTCGTTCCCCTATAGACTGTCTCATCGCTTCACCTTCCGATTACCATAGACTGGTTGAGTTAAGCTTTCTGCTGATCGCGTTCGCGATAATGAGCAGCGCGAAATTAATGACGCCGTTAAATAGTCCGATGGCGGTTGAATACGTATAGTTTCCCTCCAAAATACCCGATCGATAGACAAAGGTGGATATGACATCCGATGTCTCATAGGTCGGTGCCGTTTGCATCAGCAATATTTTCTGAAAATCCGCGTTCATGACCGCCCCCATACGTAGAATTAACATGATCACAATCGTTGGCATAATGCCCGGCAGTGTAATATGTAACAGCTGTCTCCAGCGACCTGCGCCGTCAATTTTGGAAGCCTCATACAACTGAGGGTCAATACCACTTAGTGCTGCCAAAAAGATAATCGAGGCCCAGCCTGCTCCCTGCCATATGTTGGACAGGATGTACATTGGACGGAACATATCTTTTTCCGCCAAAAACATAATTGGCTGCAGATCGAAAAAGTCACGAATGACGTTAAATAACCCACCGTCCAGAGATGAGAACGTTTTCAACATTCCAACCACGACGACAACCGAGATAAAATGCGGCATATAACTGATGGTCTGTACTGCACCTCTGAACCACTTCTTCCGGACTTCATTCAGCAGCAGTGCTAGTAGAATCGGAGCCGGGAAACCAAACACAATACTGTAAAAACTTAAAATCAGTGTGTTCTTAATCAGTCGCCAGAAATAATAACTTTCAAAAAACATGGTGAAATTGTCAAATCCGACCCATTCGCCTGCCAAGATTCCTTTGATCGGGTTGTAGGATTCCTGAAATGCCATCAGTAGCCCGTACATTGGCCCATAGCTGAAAATCAGATAGTAGGCTACCACAGGAACGAGCATCAGATAGACGTATCTGTTGCGGACAAGTTCCTTTTTCACCGAACTCCATTTGCCAGCTGGCTTCAAACGCCCAGGTTCAATCCCCCGGCTTCGATTCAGCTCCATCCACTCGCCCTCCACTCTCGGTATTGATTCACTAACATGACACTTCTAATGATAGAAGCGAGCACCATTTATTCCCATGTTCATTTCCGTTAAATGGATGTTCAAAACCGAGTTCCGTCCGACAAAAAAAGACCCTGCTGCCGATGAATGGCATACAGGGCACGATCACAGATTAGATGTAGATCGGATATACAGGTTGCTATGCAGAAGCTGGTACCAACGCTGTCCTAGGGTACTTTTTTATACTCGGAAGGGGAGAAGCCCGTATATTTCTTGAACATTTTACTGAAATACGGCCAGTTGGCACCAAAGCCTGTTTGTTCGGCAAGCGAGGATACAGTGTAGTTCCCGTCCTGCTCCAGAAGCTCCAATGCTCTACGGATGCGGTAACTCAACACATAGTTCGTAAATTTCTCACCGGTTTCTTTTTTGAACATTTTGCCGATGTAGTCTGGATTCATGTATATTTCCCCAGCGATGGACTGGAGTGTTAGTGTCTCGTCCCTGTAGCGTTTCTCTACCAGTTGTTTCACACTACCTACCATATGCGATTGTCTTGAGCGGTGTTGTTCGTAGCGACGTAGGGTAATTTCCTTGGCGACGGCAAGCAGAAACTGTTGAAAAGAATGTAGCGTGCTGGATTCAATCATGCCTGGCAACTGGTTCATATACCTTTTCATCTCGGTAGAGCCGCTGAGCCGAATGATTTCCATGAACATCTGAATAAGGTAGGACTTCGTTTGGGATATATCGTATCGCAAGCTGGCAAGCAGCTGAAACATCCGGTTAAGCTCTGATCCAACTTCCTGCCAGTGCCCAGCCTTGATTGCAGTAACCATCCGCTCCGGATCGTATTCGAATTCAGGAAGAATGCGCTCTCCGGGAGAGTAAATATCCCGCTCCATAATAAGACTGCCCTCACCGAGGTAAAAGCGGTAATTGAGATACACCAGCGTCTGCATGTACAATTGCCGTGCCTGCGAAAGGTCTCCTGGCTCGCTCAGCGCAATCGTGAGATCATCATGATAGTATCGGGTAAATGTCGCACGAATCTCATCGATATTATGGAACAACTGCGTTTCAGACAACTTGTCCTCCATGATTAGTAACACATGCCCTCCAACCGTGGTACTTAAGATGGGATTGTGAAAAATATCCTCGGCAATGTTCTTGACCGCAAACAAGTGCAAATACTCATGATCTCCCTCAATCTCTACCAGCAACAACCGCACACGCTGATCCTGAAACTGTACATCAAACAACTCCTCAAAGTACTTCCATTCCTTGACCCCGTATGTTCTGTTCGTAACTAGCTCTTTCAGAAAATATTCCTTGGCATGCGGCAGTACACGCTCCAGATTATATTGGATCGACTGCACAAAATGTTCCTGATCGGTCAACTCCCGCTTCTCACTGACCAATTCACTAATAGCTTGTACGAGATGTTCTTCACTGCAGGGCTTGAGCAGATAGTGCTTCACCCCATAATGCATGGCCGTCTTGGCATATTCGAATTCCGTAAAACCCGTGAGCATGATAAACGAGATATCCTGGTACTTCTCCGCCACAGCTTCAACCAGTTGTAAGCCATCCATTCCCGGCATGCGAATGTCCGAGATGATGATATCCGGGCGTTGCCGCTCAATTAAAGCAAGCGCTTCCAATCCATCTTGGGCAATGCCGATCAGTTCTGTTCCCAGTCTGGACCAGTTCACCACACTGGAGATCCCGTCCGAAATCATAAATTCATCATCGACCAACAAAACCTTGTACATCGTATGCATCCTCCTGCCTTTAACCAGTTCCATTCTATTATATGGGCATTATGCACAAATAGAGGAGAGAACGTTGATTGACATGGGATTAAAGCATAACAAGTCTGATTTCTGAACAATCCTGTCTCATCTCATCGGGAAAATCATTCGCTGGCACGGCTATTGGAGTTAGTCTCTGTAAGACAAAACAACCCTCACCCCGCTACTGGGGTGAAGGTTAGCCTCGCTTCATTTTACAATATCATCAGGGTACGGTTACGGTACAGGAAAAGAAATTACGATACTGCGTTACGTATCCATTCCATACTCTTTCACTTCACGATTGCGGTTCAACACTGCGTGCAATACAAAACCAAGTACCGCAATCGCCGCTGTGCCTGTTGCCAGCCACGCTACAGGAATAAGTCCCTGTTTGTCATACATGACCCCCATCGCATAGGGGCCGATAACCCGTCCAACCGCACCGATCCCACCCGATATCCCGATGTAAAAAGGTGCCGCCCTGCCCGCATGCTCCGAGATAAACGCAGGCGTTGCAGGGGAAATCAACATCTCTCCAAACGTGGCGAGTACCATTGCGAGCACCATGCCTGGATAGCTGTACATGGTAATCATGACAATGTAGGCCATGCCATAGAACACGGCACTCGCCGTCATCTGGGCAGTGGAGGTACGGGCCATGGTCCGTTTTATCCAACTGGTAAAGGGTTGACCCACAAAGATCAGCACCCCATTCAGGGTCCAGAGCAGACCGTACATTCTTTTTTCCATACCCTCAGAGATGATATACGGGGACACACCTGTGTTCCAGATGGAGTTGCCGAATAACAGGAAGAGTACGCCCAAGCTCATAAACAGATATAGTCGGGTATTGCCCAGCAATGCCCAGACGCCCGGCCCATCGGGAACGGTTTTGCGTTTCGTCAGATGTACTTCCCCCTGATCCGGTTTGACTCGCGATAGATAATACCAGAAGAAAATCGCAAACCCGGCTGAGGTCACTCCGTTCAACACAAAGCTGAGGTGATAGGAAAAGTCAGCCAGGAAACCACTCAGCGCCGTACCAATCGCCACCCCGATATTGTTCGCTACATAGATAATATTGAATAATTCGCCACGTCGCTCCGCAAACCGAAAGCCAATAAAGGCCTGAATCGCTGGCAGCGACAATGAACTGAACAGTCCAATCCAGCCCATCGCACATATAAATACGACCCAATACGCACTAATCCAGGGCAACGCAAACAAACCTAACGCATTAAGCGCCAGTGAACCAATGATCAGCTTCTTCACGCCCACCCGATGATACAACGAACCTCCAAGCAGTTGTCCGAAGATACCACCCAGGGACTGAATGAGGATTACAAAACCCGCGTTAGCCATCGTCCGCCCAAGCTCATCAAACACATACATCGTGGTCAGCGGCCACATCAAGGCACTGCCGGTTGCGTTAACCAGACTTGCTAATAAAAATATTCTCACTTCTTTTGGATAGTTATCCAGCCATCTCATCATCTCTAGTTCATTCTCCTTAATACTCTACAGAACGTTTTACCATATCAAAAAAGCCTTAGCCCTGACGGCATAATCAGCCAGAGCGAAGGCCTTTGGAAGTGTTACTTTTTATTGCTCTTTAGATCCTGATACATTTTGTTCTTTGTTTATCTTACCTCAAAAAAATCACCCTGCAAGCACACTCATTGACGCTTCACTTCAACAGTGGCCGAGAAGAAGGTCGCCCCGTTACCCATGTCCGACAACCGATTGGACGTCAGTGAATTCGCCCGCTGCTTCTTCCCGTCACCATCCCACCATAAGCCTTGGCTGATGACGGTTCCCGGCAACATGGCTTCACTCACCTTGGCGGTAAGTTCGATACGTCCACGATCATTCCATACGACCACTGCATCTCCATCCTCCAGGTTTCTACGGATGGCGTCCTCGGGGTGTATCTGCAATAGAGGCATCTTTTCCAAACGCTGATGTTTGGCTGAATTACCAAAGGTGGAGTTCAGGAAATTATGGTTTGGCGGCGATAGGAACATCAATGGATAGGTATCGGCAGGTCCAGCCGGATTCTCCCCATCATATCCTTCAACCAGAGCACTATAGGTAGGGAGCGGCGGAAGCCCTCTCTGTTCCATCGTCTCGGAATACAATTCAATTTTGCCTGAAGGTGTGGGCAGCTGATCCAGATATGCAGCATGTGGCGTCATATCCAGCTTCACGAATCGATGTTCCTTCAGTCCCTCCAACGTGACTCCATTCATGTAGGGATTGCCTGTGCCCTGAAGTGCGTCCTCAATCATCTGTTCCGGCGTTTCTCCGAAGATTACAGGATCGTACCCCATAGCCTGCCCAAGCAGTGAGAACAGTTCCACATTGCTCTTACTCTCCCCAATCGGTGCAATTACCGGCTCTTGCAGATGAACGTACTGATGCCAATAAGAGGTGTACAGGTCCGTTGCTTCAAAGGAAGATGTGGCTGGCAATACGATATCTGCATATTTCGCGGTATCCGTCATGAACAGATCATGCACAACCGTGAACAGATCCTCCCGTGCAAAACCTCGCTCCACCCGCTCGGTATCCGGTGCCACCACCAGTGGATTGCTGCAGTAGACCATCATGGCCCGGATCGGCTGCTCTGCTTCCAGCAACGCTTCACCAATCCGGTTCATGTTCACCACTCGCGGCTCCGGATTCTGCCGCAGTTCTGGACGTTCCAGCGCGTCGCTATTTGTGCTCGCGTAGCTGTTGGTTCGAACGGCACCGCCGCCTTGCTTCAGCCATTGCCCTGTGATGGCAGGCAGACATGCAACGCTACGCACGTTCATCCCCCCATTATCATGGTGCTGGAGGCCGTTGCCGATGTGAATATGAGCCGCCTGTGCGTTGCCGTATAGTTCGGCCAGCTCCACAATGGTCTCCTCCGGCACGCCCGTAATGCGTGCAACGCGGTCAGGGGTGTAACTTCGGACATGATCACGAAGTGCCTCATGACCCACCGTATACTTTTGCATAAACGCTTCATCCGTTAGGCCCCGTTCGAACAACACATGCATCAAGCCCAACGCCAGTGCGCTGTCCGTGCCCGGATATAGAGGAATAAACCAGTCGCCCCATTGGGCCGTACGATTGCGATGAACGTCGATTACGACGATCTTGGCACCTTTTTTGCGGGCTTTCTCCGCCAAAACAACCTGGTGCATATTGGTACTGACGATATTGCCACCCCACACCAGGATGAGATCCGCATGCTCCGTATCTTCTGGCACCGTTCCCCGGTTGGCGCCCATCGTATATTTCCAGCCGGTATTTCCAGCAGAGTTACAGATCGTCTGCTCCAGTACACTCGCACCAAGCGCATTGAAGAAACGCCGATCCATACCGTCTACGCCGAGAATGCCCATGTTACCGTAAAAGCTGTAGGGCAGGATGCTCTCCGGGCCGTAGGTTTCGGACAATGCAGTGAATTTGGTCGTAATCTCGCGAATCGCTTCATCCCAACTCATTCGTTCGAACTTGCCTTCGCCTTTGGCTCCTACACGTTTCATCGGATATTGTAGACGCTCGGGGTGATATACCCGCTCGGTCATATTTCTGACTTTATTACAAATGGCACCCTTGGTGATCGGATGGTCCGGATTACCTGCCACCTTCACAATTTTACCGTTCTCTTTATGTAACAACAGACCACAAGTGTCCGGACAATCGAGCGGGCATACCGCTGCAAATACCCCATTCTCCTGATCGATCATCGTATGGCTCCCCCTCTTTAAAAAACTATCCCTATATCATATCTTCTTCGAGGTTATCACGTAAAGAGAACAGTATATTTTCGCCTAATATTAACCGCTATAGCAGCTTTAAATTATTTTCAAAAAAATGTTTTATCGTTTGATTCAACTTCAGAATTCAGGGGTAAATTAAAAATAAGGCATTAGGCTAGTGTTTCCCCACTTCCTCCTCATGCCATATCATGGACCACTCCCGAAATTCGCCATGAACAGGTTTCGTTCCCCCGAACCTTGTCATGGCGAATTTATTTTGCGTTAAACTTCAATAAAGGACAAAAAAAAGATTCCGGCCTGCTCCATCACAGCATATTTGCCATGAACCGAGCAAATTCAGAATCGTCTTCACTTCTATGTGTATATGATATACGTGTATCGAGTAATGCATTGTAGTGCTATATTCCGCTACGCCTGCTTGCTCAACATCACTCTACCCTCCGTCTCCACAGGTTCGATCGACGTTACTACCTCTGGTTTCACTTTCGGCTCAGCTTGGCGCAGGTACACCACCCAATAGGCTGCAGCTACAAACAGAGCACCACCAGTTAGATTGCCGAGCCACACCGGAATGAAATTCATCACATATTGTCCCCACGAATAATACCCTTCAAAGATTGCCGCCGGAATGAGGAACATATTGGCCACAACGTGCTGGAATCCAATGGCCACAAACGCCATCGTTGGAAACCAAATACCCAGTACCTTGCCACTCATCGTATCGGATGCATAAGATAGCCATACTGCCAGCGCCACCAGCCAGTTACAGCCGATGCCAGAGATAAAAGCCTGTAGGAAGCCATCATGCAGCTTATGCCCAGCCATATCCACCACTTTTGCCAGATATACACCCTCTCCAGTCAGACCAAGCACATGTCCAAACGCGTACGCGACAAAGATTGCTCCAAGAAAATTACCTATTGTTACGAATGTAAGATTCTTCACCATGCTGCCTACTGACAGCTTGCGTGCGATCGCAGCGAGCGGAACAGCCATCATATTCCCTGTCAGCAATTCACCGCCACCGATGAGAACCATAATTAGCCCCACCGGGAACACCGCTGCTCCAATCAGATTAACCAGGCTTCCCCACTCTGCCGGAGCAGATGCAATCACCCGAATATCCAGTAGAAAACCCAGCGCGATAAAAGCCCCTGCCAGAAAACTGAGCACCAGTACAGAAGATACCGGGTATTGAGCCTTTTTCATGCCTGTTTGCGCCGTATATTGTGCAACCTCAAGAGGTGTTTTTGCTGCCATATCACTCATCCTCTCCTTCATTGTTCATCATTGGATAAAACCACCTGAAATTCATTAGTTTTGCGTTGAATGCCACATCCTAATTGTATCTCGGTCCTATACAAAACTTTGTGCAAATTATCACAATGTTGTTTATAAAGAAAATTTTAAAATTATGGTTTTCAGGCAAATACGATTGCTATAGAAACTTATACATATGAAGGAAATTGCTCAGAATTTGTTCAGAATCAATTTATATAATAGGCACACATATCGAATTTACATCTGTTGGGCAGGGTCGGATTTGGGTCAAAAACAGTTCCATGTTGTGTATGTCATCAAAATGATGTTCTGTAGGTCATTTCATAGCATATCTACGGACAAATAGGAGGTTCAAACATGTTCAAACACTCTTTACGCTGGAGAACAATTATGATGTATGTTTTGATATTCACTCTGGTTCTCCCCAATGTCCTTCTTCCCAAAGCTCATGCTTCCACTAACGGAAATGTGAATATACTGTCCGCAGTCAATAACAACGTCGATCGTAATCTGGTAAACGTTGTTTATGCTAACGGGAAATACACCGCAGTGGGTGAAAAAGGACGTATTGTTCAGTCCACAGATGGATTAAACTGGGCTGTAGTGAATACAGGAGTTTCTAACGAAAAAACATCATGGAGAAGCCTCGTGTATGCAAACCATGTATATGTCGCAGTCGGGGTGGAATCTACTCCTAATAAAGCAAGATTGATCGTTTCGTCTGATGGCGAAACATGGGTCGACAAATCATCAGGAATTAATGGAGACATTTTGCAAAAAGTCGTTTATACAAACGGCAATTTTTACGCTGTTGGTGGAAAATGGCATGCCAGTGACCGCGCGCAAGATGTAGGCATTATTTATTCATCTTCGGATGGGGTGACATGGACGTTATCGAGTACTGTACCAAAAATTTGGCCATCCAATGGTACTTCAAGCTCACCCTTTCATTTGACAGATATGGCCTATATATCAGGTAGATACGTTGTCGGAGGTAATGTATTTTCTGGATACGCTTATTCAAGTAACGGAAGTAGCTGGACGAATGTTTTTTTGAATGGCACTTCCTCCTTGGAACGATTCTCGATCTATAATGGGAAGCTTTATCTTATTAAAAATTCAACGATTGGCTACTCCAGCAGTGACGGAATAACGTTTGCACCTGATGCCTCTTATAACAATGCAATGAGTACTGTCAAAGCCGGATCAACACTCTACCGTTTTGGTCAGGCAGGCAAACTGGACTCATCCACGGATAACGGCGTCAATTGGACTTCAGAGCCTACGGTAACCAATATGACCATCCAATCTGCAGCTTCGAATGGAACGGGTATGGTCCTTGTCACCTCGGCTCCTAATAGTCTTGTCGTTACTGCGGACAAATCCGAGTGGAAAAAAACCGCGGCGAATCTGCAGGGTATCGCTTATAACGGCAGCACATGGGTGGTTGTCGGTGATTCATTATATGGCAGTGATACAACAGATAGCCTTATATTGAATTCCAACAGCGACTGGGAGCATCTAAGTACAAATAGCCAGTTGCTTC belongs to Paenibacillus sp. FSL H8-0079 and includes:
- a CDS encoding ABC transporter substrate-binding protein, producing MKKRMGSILLSSLLTMSLLAGCTGDNEPENAEPAEGTEPAVQALTEIPLPITSEPFTIDYWRANDAKLTASLNNFGDMAAYKEKEKLTGIQVKFTHPPLGQQRDQFNLLISTKELPDVIYYNWADAVGGPEKMIKDGRIIRLNELIDSYAPNLKRIIESDPDVKKQIALDDGTIYMFPLLKLDALKLNATSGLIMRQDWLDALNLKVPTNIDEWYTVLKAFKEQDPNGNGKPDELPFTGNWGPGNLTKLHDFAAAFGVIGGFQMNGDKVEFGPIQPGYRDFLETMAKWYKEGLIDPEIMTNDGKAFDYKVTSNLAGAYQGGVFSGMGKYFNLMRDTDPNFNVTGVPWPVSQDGTSYATFNLDAKVLTYGEAITASADEDKLKYIVQWMDYNYSEEGSDLFNFGIENDSYVRDGEGVKFTDTIIDNPNGLTYDQALASYALSIMDGPINQDSRYLDALLFDDGQRAANAEWMKASSALTLPPIRLSTDEVTTSTSIMSQVNTYLNETMTAIISGQKPITEFDKMAETIKSMDIDRAIEVHQAAYDRYQSK
- a CDS encoding carbohydrate ABC transporter permease — translated: MRQSIGERIFDVFNTLLLLVIMVLCFYPMLYVFNSSISDPDQMLRSRSLMLIPEGFQLGAYKSVFQDTRIYTGYMNTLFYVVVGTAINLLMTSLAAYGLSRGDLMGRKTLMKLITFTMFFGGGMIPTFLLIQNLGMVDTRFALIIPGAISTFYFLIMKTNFEGIPISLIESAKLDGANDFLILFRIVLPLSKPILAVMMLYYAVDHWNDYVGPMLYLRSQELYPIQIIMRDILISSSTEAMGAGADTGFAIGENIKYATIIISTLPIMLVYPFIQRYFVQGALIGAVKQ
- a CDS encoding ABC transporter permease subunit, with protein sequence MELNRSRGIEPGRLKPAGKWSSVKKELVRNRYVYLMLVPVVAYYLIFSYGPMYGLLMAFQESYNPIKGILAGEWVGFDNFTMFFESYYFWRLIKNTLILSFYSIVFGFPAPILLALLLNEVRKKWFRGAVQTISYMPHFISVVVVVGMLKTFSSLDGGLFNVIRDFFDLQPIMFLAEKDMFRPMYILSNIWQGAGWASIIFLAALSGIDPQLYEASKIDGAGRWRQLLHITLPGIMPTIVIMLILRMGAVMNADFQKILLMQTAPTYETSDVISTFVYRSGILEGNYTYSTAIGLFNGVINFALLIIANAISRKLNSTSLW
- a CDS encoding response regulator codes for the protein MYKVLLVDDEFMISDGISSVVNWSRLGTELIGIAQDGLEALALIERQRPDIIISDIRMPGMDGLQLVEAVAEKYQDISFIMLTGFTEFEYAKTAMHYGVKHYLLKPCSEEHLVQAISELVSEKRELTDQEHFVQSIQYNLERVLPHAKEYFLKELVTNRTYGVKEWKYFEELFDVQFQDQRVRLLLVEIEGDHEYLHLFAVKNIAEDIFHNPILSTTVGGHVLLIMEDKLSETQLFHNIDEIRATFTRYYHDDLTIALSEPGDLSQARQLYMQTLVYLNYRFYLGEGSLIMERDIYSPGERILPEFEYDPERMVTAIKAGHWQEVGSELNRMFQLLASLRYDISQTKSYLIQMFMEIIRLSGSTEMKRYMNQLPGMIESSTLHSFQQFLLAVAKEITLRRYEQHRSRQSHMVGSVKQLVEKRYRDETLTLQSIAGEIYMNPDYIGKMFKKETGEKFTNYVLSYRIRRALELLEQDGNYTVSSLAEQTGFGANWPYFSKMFKKYTGFSPSEYKKVP
- a CDS encoding MFS transporter, whose amino-acid sequence is MRWLDNYPKEVRIFLLASLVNATGSALMWPLTTMYVFDELGRTMANAGFVILIQSLGGIFGQLLGGSLYHRVGVKKLIIGSLALNALGLFALPWISAYWVVFICAMGWIGLFSSLSLPAIQAFIGFRFAERRGELFNIIYVANNIGVAIGTALSGFLADFSYHLSFVLNGVTSAGFAIFFWYYLSRVKPDQGEVHLTKRKTVPDGPGVWALLGNTRLYLFMSLGVLFLLFGNSIWNTGVSPYIISEGMEKRMYGLLWTLNGVLIFVGQPFTSWIKRTMARTSTAQMTASAVFYGMAYIVMITMYSYPGMVLAMVLATFGEMLISPATPAFISEHAGRAAPFYIGISGGIGAVGRVIGPYAMGVMYDKQGLIPVAWLATGTAAIAVLGFVLHAVLNRNREVKEYGMDT
- a CDS encoding molybdopterin oxidoreductase family protein, giving the protein MIDQENGVFAAVCPLDCPDTCGLLLHKENGKIVKVAGNPDHPITKGAICNKVRNMTERVYHPERLQYPMKRVGAKGEGKFERMSWDEAIREITTKFTALSETYGPESILPYSFYGNMGILGVDGMDRRFFNALGASVLEQTICNSAGNTGWKYTMGANRGTVPEDTEHADLILVWGGNIVSTNMHQVVLAEKARKKGAKIVVIDVHRNRTAQWGDWFIPLYPGTDSALALGLMHVLFERGLTDEAFMQKYTVGHEALRDHVRSYTPDRVARITGVPEETIVELAELYGNAQAAHIHIGNGLQHHDNGGMNVRSVACLPAITGQWLKQGGGAVRTNSYASTNSDALERPELRQNPEPRVVNMNRIGEALLEAEQPIRAMMVYCSNPLVVAPDTERVERGFAREDLFTVVHDLFMTDTAKYADIVLPATSSFEATDLYTSYWHQYVHLQEPVIAPIGESKSNVELFSLLGQAMGYDPVIFGETPEQMIEDALQGTGNPYMNGVTLEGLKEHRFVKLDMTPHAAYLDQLPTPSGKIELYSETMEQRGLPPLPTYSALVEGYDGENPAGPADTYPLMFLSPPNHNFLNSTFGNSAKHQRLEKMPLLQIHPEDAIRRNLEDGDAVVVWNDRGRIELTAKVSEAMLPGTVISQGLWWDGDGKKQRANSLTSNRLSDMGNGATFFSATVEVKRQ
- a CDS encoding formate/nitrite transporter family protein, translated to MAAKTPLEVAQYTAQTGMKKAQYPVSSVLVLSFLAGAFIALGFLLDIRVIASAPAEWGSLVNLIGAAVFPVGLIMVLIGGGELLTGNMMAVPLAAIARKLSVGSMVKNLTFVTIGNFLGAIFVAYAFGHVLGLTGEGVYLAKVVDMAGHKLHDGFLQAFISGIGCNWLVALAVWLSYASDTMSGKVLGIWFPTMAFVAIGFQHVVANMFLIPAAIFEGYYSWGQYVMNFIPVWLGNLTGGALFVAAAYWVVYLRQAEPKVKPEVVTSIEPVETEGRVMLSKQA